Proteins encoded in a region of the Haloglomus salinum genome:
- a CDS encoding DUF7504 family protein, translated as MPQGSEAFRYEFQPGIPLEAAAPGTNLLVSSPSGVLARELALDLLTAGSSAESLLLVAADLGGRGLLERLDRPTRSVDRSRLGIVDCTGPGDRDEERFTTHAEPISNPGDLTGIEVEFSVLYEKIAATADNVRIGLLSLSSLLAHASLREVSRFVHMLTGRIIATDDLGVFAIDASLADDRTVETLSHFCDRHVRVRTGDDGGVELRVDERTAESGAWTPLDHAVGGEDWDGASE; from the coding sequence ATGCCCCAGGGTTCGGAGGCCTTCCGCTACGAGTTCCAGCCCGGTATCCCCCTGGAGGCGGCCGCGCCGGGCACGAACCTGCTGGTCAGCAGTCCCTCCGGCGTCCTCGCCCGCGAACTCGCGCTCGACCTCCTCACCGCGGGGTCGAGCGCCGAGTCGCTGCTGCTGGTCGCCGCCGACCTCGGGGGGCGTGGCCTGCTCGAACGGCTCGACCGCCCCACGCGGTCGGTCGACCGGTCGCGGCTCGGCATCGTCGACTGCACGGGCCCGGGCGACCGTGACGAGGAGCGGTTCACCACCCACGCCGAGCCCATCTCGAACCCGGGCGACCTGACGGGTATCGAGGTCGAGTTCTCCGTCCTCTACGAGAAGATCGCGGCGACGGCCGACAACGTCCGAATCGGGCTCCTGTCGCTGTCGTCGCTGCTGGCGCACGCCTCGCTCCGGGAGGTGTCCCGCTTCGTCCACATGCTGACCGGCCGCATCATCGCGACCGACGACCTCGGCGTCTTCGCCATCGACGCCTCGCTCGCGGACGACCGGACCGTCGAGACGCTGAGTCACTTCTGCGACCGCCACGTCCGGGTCCGAACCGGCGACGACGGGGGTGTCGAACTCCGGGTCGACGAACGGACGGCCGAGTCGGGCGCGTGGACGCCGCTGGACCACGCCGTCGGCGGCGAGGACTGGGATGGGGCGAGCGAATAG
- a CDS encoding deoxyribonuclease IV, with protein MLRVGAHTSIAGGVQNAVEEQLEYDGNCGQIFSHSPQVWADPSIDEADAAAFRDLTADHDVGPWVIHSSYLVNLCTPKDDLHEKSVASMQTELDVADRLDIDYVNVHLGAHTGAGVEGGLANAVASLDELDVPDGVTILVESDAGSGTKLGGQFEHLAYVCDESRHGLEVCLDTAHMFAAGYDISTPAGVDETFAAFADTVGLDRLACVHLNDSKHECGTNKDEHAHIGEGHIGEDGMRAFVNHDAVADVPLVLETPTEDGRSFAWNIEKVRELAAE; from the coding sequence ATGCTCAGAGTCGGCGCGCACACCTCCATCGCGGGGGGCGTCCAGAACGCGGTCGAGGAGCAACTGGAGTACGACGGCAACTGCGGGCAGATATTCAGCCACTCCCCGCAGGTGTGGGCGGACCCGTCCATCGACGAGGCCGACGCCGCGGCGTTCCGTGACCTCACCGCCGACCACGACGTGGGCCCGTGGGTCATCCACTCCTCGTATCTCGTCAACCTCTGTACGCCGAAGGACGACCTCCACGAGAAGTCCGTCGCCTCGATGCAGACGGAACTCGACGTCGCCGACCGCCTCGATATCGACTACGTCAACGTCCACCTCGGCGCGCACACCGGTGCGGGCGTCGAGGGCGGGCTGGCGAACGCCGTCGCGTCACTCGACGAACTGGACGTGCCCGACGGCGTGACGATTCTCGTCGAGTCTGACGCCGGCTCCGGAACGAAACTCGGCGGCCAGTTCGAGCACCTCGCGTACGTCTGCGACGAGTCCCGCCACGGCCTCGAGGTCTGTCTGGACACCGCCCACATGTTCGCCGCGGGCTACGACATCTCCACGCCCGCGGGCGTCGACGAGACGTTCGCCGCGTTCGCCGACACGGTGGGGCTGGACCGTCTCGCCTGCGTCCACCTCAACGACTCCAAACACGAGTGTGGCACCAACAAGGACGAGCACGCCCACATCGGCGAGGGCCACATCGGCGAGGATGGGATGCGCGCGTTCGTCAACCACGACGCCGTCGCGGACGTGCCGCTGGTGCTGGAGACGCCGACCGAGGACGGCCGGAGTTTCGCCTGGAACATCGAGAAGGTCCGCGAACTCGCCGCCGAGTGA
- a CDS encoding GAF domain-containing protein, whose protein sequence is MSEATVLCVDPDDDPDGPRARLAAEAELSVVWSDSVAAARQQLQETDIDCLVTEYDLPDGTGIDLIRYVRDRAQDIGCILYTATDRETVTEGLETPLVVEYLNRDGPAAAERLAALVTVTAQRRTQTAYPLPVDESARLATLTGLDLGSDALAAALDRVTELAVRHFDLDRASVNIVAESTQEVLACTGPDLPSMPREESICTYSILDEGVTVVEDTAADPRFTDNETLAAHDIRFYAGAPLRTDAGLPVGTLCVYDDEPRTFSDEEAGYLQLLAASAVEWFEVYGRLAGHEAAAAGGDR, encoded by the coding sequence ATGAGCGAGGCAACCGTCCTCTGTGTCGACCCCGACGACGACCCGGACGGGCCACGGGCCCGACTGGCCGCCGAGGCGGAACTCTCCGTCGTCTGGAGCGACTCGGTCGCGGCAGCACGACAGCAGTTGCAGGAGACCGACATCGACTGCCTGGTCACCGAGTACGACCTCCCGGACGGCACCGGCATCGACCTCATCAGGTACGTCCGCGACCGGGCCCAGGATATCGGGTGCATCCTCTACACCGCGACGGACCGTGAGACGGTGACCGAGGGCCTCGAGACACCGCTCGTCGTCGAGTATCTCAACCGTGACGGTCCCGCCGCGGCCGAGCGGCTGGCGGCGCTCGTCACCGTGACTGCCCAGCGGCGCACCCAGACGGCCTACCCGCTGCCCGTCGACGAGTCCGCACGACTCGCCACGCTGACGGGACTGGACCTCGGCTCCGACGCGCTCGCCGCGGCGCTCGACCGGGTCACCGAACTCGCCGTCCGGCATTTCGACCTCGACCGGGCGTCGGTCAACATCGTCGCGGAGTCCACACAGGAGGTGCTCGCCTGTACCGGCCCCGACCTGCCATCGATGCCACGCGAGGAGTCCATCTGCACGTACTCCATCCTCGACGAGGGGGTCACCGTCGTCGAGGATACGGCGGCGGACCCGCGCTTCACCGACAACGAGACGCTCGCCGCGCACGACATCCGGTTCTACGCCGGCGCCCCGCTCCGGACCGACGCGGGGCTCCCCGTCGGCACCCTCTGTGTCTACGACGACGAGCCCCGGACGTTCTCCGACGAGGAGGCGGGGTACCTGCAGCTCCTCGCGGCGTCGGCAGTCGAGTGGTTCGAGGTGTACGGACGGCTGGCGGGTCACGAGGCCGCCGCGGCCGGGGGTGACCGGTGA